From the genome of Chania multitudinisentens RB-25, one region includes:
- the iolE gene encoding myo-inosose-2 dehydratase, whose translation MNQDNVKLAIAPIGWTNDDMPELGKENTFQQCVSEMALAGFTGCEVGSKYPRDPKVLKPMLDIRGIQICNAWFSTFFADGLQEKTIDEFVNHMNFLHAMGAKVIGCSEQSRSIQGTSKSVFAEKPCFSDEEWQRVAAGYNELAKIAASKGMQVCLHHHMGTGIQTAEEIDRYMNMVNKDVYLLFDTGHAYYSEGSQQAMLAILEKYLPRINHVHLKDVRDDVVAEVKAKQLSFLDGVKKGTFTVPGDGVIDFRPVFKLLDEQGYRGWMVVEAEQDPAIANPFEYAVKARRYIRETAGL comes from the coding sequence ATGAATCAAGATAACGTAAAACTGGCCATCGCCCCGATAGGCTGGACGAATGACGATATGCCTGAGTTAGGGAAAGAAAACACTTTCCAGCAGTGCGTGAGCGAAATGGCATTGGCGGGTTTTACCGGTTGTGAAGTGGGCAGCAAATACCCGCGCGATCCCAAGGTACTGAAACCGATGCTGGATATTCGTGGTATCCAGATTTGCAATGCCTGGTTCAGCACCTTCTTTGCCGATGGTCTGCAAGAAAAAACCATTGATGAATTTGTTAATCATATGAATTTCCTGCATGCCATGGGCGCGAAGGTAATCGGTTGTTCTGAGCAAAGCCGCAGTATTCAGGGCACCAGCAAAAGTGTGTTTGCAGAGAAACCCTGCTTTAGTGATGAAGAGTGGCAGCGCGTTGCTGCGGGCTACAACGAACTGGCGAAGATTGCGGCCAGTAAAGGCATGCAGGTGTGCCTGCACCACCATATGGGCACCGGTATCCAGACGGCGGAAGAGATCGACCGGTATATGAACATGGTGAATAAGGATGTTTATCTGTTGTTTGATACCGGGCACGCTTACTACTCCGAAGGGAGCCAGCAGGCAATGTTGGCGATCCTGGAAAAATATCTGCCGCGTATCAATCATGTGCATTTGAAAGATGTGCGTGATGATGTGGTTGCCGAAGTGAAGGCCAAGCAACTGAGTTTTCTTGATGGGGTGAAAAAAGGCACCTTTACCGTGCCGGGGGATGGCGTAATCGATTTTCGCCCAGTATTTAAACTGCTGGATGAACAGGGTTATCGCGGCTGGATGGTGGTAGAAGCTGAGCAGGATCCGGCAATCGCCAACCCGTTTGAGTACGCGGTGAAAGCACGCCGCTATATCCGTGAAACGGCAGGCCTTTGA